From a single Thermothielavioides terrestris NRRL 8126 chromosome 3, complete sequence genomic region:
- a CDS encoding glycoside hydrolase family 3 protein (CAZy_ID 269873), with product MATTIPFLLALLSLSSILFGTTKATDPDVLFPGYPSPWAAASGASNTTILDPSWAAAYARAVAFVANLTLPEKVNLTTGTGWQSDRCIGNTGGVPRLGLRGLCLMDGPLGVRRRLMRLRGEALGAEFRGKGIDIMLGPVAGPLGRAPEGGRNWEAFGPDPYLAGVAMAETIQGIQSRGVVACAKHFILNEQEHYRGSVDVRIDDRTMHELYLWPFADAVRAGVGSVMCSYNKINGTHACENAWTTNYLLKNELAFQGFVMSDWGAQHTTLGSALAGLDMTMSGDGGPPPYRSWWGGALTEAVLKGDVPQWRLDDMVVRIMAAYFKVHTGEYEAQPDINFSAWTNKTVGPLHPSSNQSITTVNEFVDVQDDHAALIREIGAKSIVLLKNTDNFLPLRDPPSIAVIGNDAQDPPGGPNACPERGCFSGTVAMGYGSGTANFPYLISPATAILEHTRHSNTTTTFTNTTSNWDPAAAAEAARNASVAIVFAAATAGEAILSIDGNAGDRNNLSAWDNAAALIAAVAGANAHTVVVLHTPGPVLLDAVAAHENVSAILWAGFPGQESGRALVDVLFGCVSPQGRSPFTWGASEADYGAQVMYSAPDPKNPVQVFGEGVLVDYRWFQRHARGMVFPFGFGLTYTRFRYSDLKIVRKGGVQGPYPVAKEGVTGPAPMYGGVVEVGDAALEGYMPPDGFKRISPYVYPWLNSSQGFVAGGQGNISEFPAAARNGSAQPLLPASGAPGGNPGLYEVLYTVTASITNEGDVAGTEIPQLYVQLGGEDNPWGVLRGFDEVELQPGETKTVTFELTRRDISNWNTTTQNWQITDREKVLFVGSSVRDIHLNASLPAPEGMAWHVG from the exons ATGGCCACGACCATCCCCTTcctgctcgccctcctctCACTATCCTCTATCCTCTTCGGCACGACAAAAGCAACCGACCCGGATGTGCTATTCCCCGGCTACCCCTCcccctgggcggcggctAGTGGCGCCAGCAACACCACCATCTTGGACCCGTCCTGGGCGGCCGCCTACGCGCGGGCCGTAGCCTTCGTCGCCAATCTGACGCTGCCCGAGAAAGTCAACCTGACGACGGGCACGGGCTGGCAGTCGGACCGGTGCATCGGCAACACGGGCGGCGTGCCGCGCCTCGGGCTCCGCGGGCTGTGCCTGATGGATGGGCCGCTCGGGGTCCG TCGGCGGCTGATGCGGCTGCGCGGGGAGGCGCTCGGCGCGGAgttcaggggtaaggggaTCGATATCATGCTGGGGCCGGTGGCGGGGCCGTTGGGCAGGGCGCCCGAGGGCGGGCGGAACTGGGAGGCGTTTGG CCCCGACCCAtacctcgccggcgtcgccatGGCGGAGACGATCCAGGGCATCCAGAGCCGCGGCGTGGTGGCGTGTGCCAAGCACTTCATCCTCAACGAGCAGGAGCACTACCGCGGCAGCGTCGACGTGCGCATCGACGACCGCACCATGCACGAGCTGTACCTGTGGCCGTTTGCCGACGCCGTCCGCGCCGGAGTCGGCTCCGTCATGTGCTCGTACAACAAGATCAACGGCACGCACGCTTGCGAGAACGCGTGGACGACCAACTACCTGCTCAAGAACGAGCTGGCCTTTCAGGGGTTTG TCATGTCCGACTGGGGAGCACAGCACACCACGCTGGGCTCGGCGCTCGCGGGGCTCGACATGACCATgtcgggcgacggcggcccgccgccgtacCGGTCGTGGTGGGGCGGAGCGCTGACCGAGGCCGTGCTCAAGGGCGACGTGCCCCAGTGGCGCCTCGACGACATGGTGGTGCGCATCATGGCGGCCTACTTCAAGGTGCACACCGGCGAGTACGAAGCCCAGCCCGACATCAACTTCTCGGCCTGGACAAACAAGACAGTCGGCCCGCTGCACCCGTCGTCGAACCAGTCCATCACTACGGTCAACGAGTTCGTCGACGTCCAGGACGACCACGCCGCGCTGATCCGCGAGATCGGCGCCAAGTCGATCGTCCTGCTCAAAAACACCGACAACTTCCTCCCGCTGCGCGACCCGCCTAGCATCGCCGTCATCGGCAACGACGCCCAAGACCCGCCGGGCGGGCCCAACGCCTGCCCGGAGCGCGGCTGCTTCTCCGGCACCGTCGCCATGGGCTACGGCTCCGGCACGGCCAACTTCCCCTACCTGATCTCGCCGGCGACCGCCATCCTCGAGCACACGCGCCACTCGAACACCACCACAACCTTCACCAACACCACCTCGAACTGGGaccccgcggcggccgccgaagccgcgcgCAACGCCTCGGTGGCCATCGTCTTCGCAGCCGCcacggcgggcgaggcgaTCCTCTCCATCGACGGCAACGCAGGCGACCGCAACAACCTGTCGGCGTGGGAcaacgcggcggcgctgatcgcggcggtggcgggggccAACGCGCACACGGTCGTGGTGCTGCACACGCCGGGGCCCGTGCTGCTCGACGCGGTCGCGGCGCACGAGAACGTGTCGGCCATCCTGTGGGCCGGCTTCCCCGGCCAGGAGAGCGGGCGCGCCCTGGTCGACGTGCTGTTCGGCTGCGTGAGCCCCCAGGGCAGGAGCCCGTTCACCTGGGGTGCGAGCGAGGCCGACTACGGCGCCCAGGTCATGTACTCCGCCCCGGATCCCAAGAACCCCGTGCAGGTGTTTGGGGAGGGCGTGCTGGTGGATTATCGCTGGTTTCAGCGCCACGCGCGCGGGATGGTGTTTCCGTTTGGGTTTGGGCTCACGTATACGCGGTTTCGGTATAGTGACTTGAAGATTGTGAGGAAGGGTGGCGTGCAGGGGCCGTATCCGGTCGCGAAGGAGGGGGTGACGGGGCCAGCGCCGATGTATGGTGGTGTTGTCGAGGTTGGGGATGCGGCATTGGAGGGCTATATGCCGCCGGACGGGTTCAAGCGGATATCGCCGTATGTGTATCCGTGGTTGAATAGCAGTCAGGGATTCGTGGCGGGCGGGCAGGGGAACATCAGCGAgttcccggccgcggcgcggaaCGGGTCTGCGCAGCCCTTGCTGCCGGCCTCGGGAGCACCCGGGGGCAATCCGGGGCTGTACGAGGTGCTGTACACGGTGACGGCGTCGATCACGAACGAGGGCGACGTCGCGGGCACCGAGATCCCGCAGCTG TACGTGCAGCTAGGCGGCGAAGACAACCCCTGGGGCGTGCTCCGCGGCTTCGACGAGGTGGAGCTGCAGCCTGGCGAGACCAAGACGGTCACGTTCGAGCTGACGCGCAGAGATATCAGCAACTGGAACACGACGACGCAGAACTGGCAGATCACTGACCGAGAGAAGGTGTTGTTTGTGGGGTCGAGCGTCCGGGACATCCACCTTAATGCCTCGCTTCCGGCGCCGGAGGGGATGGCGTGGCACGTTGGCTAG
- a CDS encoding histone chaperone-like protein (1| histone chaperone [Grosmannia clavigera kw1407] Contains conserved domain: pfam04729, ASF1_hist_chap, ASF1 like histone chaperone. COG5137, COG5137, Histone chaperone involved in gene silencing [Transcription / Chromatin structure and dynamics]), with protein sequence MSVVSLLGVNVINNPAKFTDKYEFEITFECLEPLQKDLEWKLTYVGSAQSDHYDQELDSLLVGPIPVGINKFVFEADPPDTKRIPIDELLGVTVILLTCAYDGREFVRVGYYVNNEYESEELANDPPAKPVIEKIRRNVLANKPRVTRFAIKWDSEASAPPEFPPEQPEADLVADEEEYGAEELAEEEELLAAEEAAANGEGAGDRDTHMEGVEGPDGENGVDEEDLSDEGSVDIEGESEEELEEYEGEVEGEGEGEAADGDDMEVDKPEGAVGEGHKPDDVMVH encoded by the exons ATGTCGGTCGTGTCCCTGCTCGGGGTCAATGTTATCAACAACCCCGCCAAGTTCACCGACAAGTACGAATTCGAGATCACCTTCGAGTGCTTGGAGCCGCTGCAGAAGG ACCTCGAATGGAAACTCACGTACGTCGGCTCCGCGCAGTCGGACCACTACGACCAGGAGCTGGACTCGCTGCTGGTCGGCCCGATCCCGGTGGGCATCAACAAGTTCGTGTtcgaggcggacccgccCGACACGAAGCGCATCCCgatcgacgagctgctcggcgtgaCGGTGATCCTGCTGACGTGCGCCTACGACGGCCGCGAGTTCGTCCGCGTCGGCTACTACGTCAACAATGAGTACGAGAGCGAAGAGCTGGCCAACGACCCGCCCGCCAAGCCCGTCATCGAGAAGATCCGCCGCAACGTGCTCGCCAACAAGCCGCGCGTCACGAGGTTCGCCATCAAGTG GGATTCCGAGGCTTCTGCTCCGCCCGAGTTCCCCCCCGAGCAGCCGGAAGCCGACCTCgtcgcggacgaggaggaatacggcgccgaggagcttgccgaagaagaggagctgCTCgctgccgaggaggccgccgccaacggcgAAGGGGCCGGAGACAGGGACACCCATATGGAGGGTGTCGAGGGGCCCGATGGTGAGAACGGAGTTGATGAGGAAGATCTCTCCGACGAGGGCAGTGTCGATATTGAAGGCGAGAGTGAGGAAGAACTAGAGGAGTATGagggcgaggtcgagggTGAGGGCGAAGGTGAGGCCGCTGATGGCGACGATATGGAGGTCGACAAGCCGGAGGGTGCTGTTGGTGAAGGACATAAGCCGGATGATGTGATGGTTCATTAG
- a CDS encoding glycoside hydrolase family 61 protein — protein sequence MKGLSLLAAASAATAHTIFVQLESGGTTYPVSYGIRDPSYDGPITDVTSDSLACNGPPNPTTPSPYIINVTAGTTVAAIWRHTLTSGPDDVMDASHKGPTLAYLKKVDDALTDTGIGGGWFKIQEAGYDNGNWATSTVITNGGFQYIDIPACIPNGQYLLRAEMIALHAASTQGGAQLYMECAQINVVGGSGSASPQTYSIPGIYQATDPGLLINIYSMTPSSQYTIPGPPLFTCSGSGNNGGGSNPSGGQTTTAKPTTTTAATTTSSAAPTSSQGGSSGCTVPQWQQCGGISFTGCTTCAAGYTCKYLNDYYSQCQ from the exons ATGAAGGGCCTCagcctcctcgccgctgcgTCGGCAGCGACTGCTCATACCATCTTCGTGCAGCTCGAGTCAGGGGGAACGACCTATCCGGTATCCTACGGCATCCGGGACCCTAGCTACGACGGTCCCATCACCGACGTCACCTCCGACTCACTGGCTTGCAATGGTCCCCCGAACCCCACGACGCCGTCCCCGTACATCATCAACGTCACCGCCGGCACCACGGTCGCGGCGATCTGGAGGCACACCCTCACATCCGGCCCCGACGATGTCATGGACGCCAGCCACAAGGGGCCGACCCTGGCCTACCTCAAGAAGGTCGATGATGCCTTGACCGACACGGGtatcggcggcggctggttcAAGATCCAGGAGGCCGGTTACGACAATGGCAATTGGGCTACCAGCACGGTGATCACCAACGGTGGCTTCCAATATAT TGACATCCCCGCCTGCATTCCCAACGGCCAGTATCTGCTCCGCGCCGAGATGATCGCGCTCCACGCCGCCAGCACGCAGGGTGGTGCCCAGCTCTAC ATGGAGTGCGCGCAGATCAACGTGGTGGGCGGctccggcagcgccagcccgcAGACGTACAGCATCCCGGGCATCTACCAGGCAACCGACCCGGGCCTGCTGATCAACATCTACTCCATGACGCCGTCCAGCCAGTACACCATTCCGGGTCCGCCCCTGTTCacctgcagcggcagcggcaacaacggcggcggcagcaaccCGTCGGGCGGGCAGACCACGACGGCGAAgcccacgacgacgacggcggcgacgaccacctcctccgccgctccTACCAGCAGCCAGGGGGGCAGCAGCGGTTGCACCGTTCCCCAGTGGCAGCAGTGCGGTGGCATCTCGTTCACCGGCTGCACCACCTGCGCGGCGGGCTACACCTGCAAGTATCTGAACGACTATTACTCGCAATGCCagtaa